The following coding sequences are from one Treponema parvum window:
- a CDS encoding glycoside hydrolase family 3 protein, whose translation MSNDYAKYMKKPFSLSESDCEWIDRTLKGMTLEQKVAHLFCILIKDKPVERMISEMRSLNFQPGSYMSDSFPAQKVKDNFCKLQAETEIPLLFACNLERGADGICTEGTFYGTQMQTAATADSHYAYELGRVCAQEAAACGANWNFGPVVDIDANFHNPITNTRAFASDRDTVIEFSKAFIKGQIEEGLAVCIKHWPGDGQDERDQHMLTSINGLSAADWDASYGRIYKELIDFGAQSVMAAHILQPSYSRLLNPSLKDNEIYPGSLSYELTTGLLKERLGFNGLVVTDATSMTGFMQVMSRHDALPVSIMAGCDIILFSLDIKEDFDIALQAVKNGRITMKRLDEAVSTILALKAHLRLHKKLAEQKTLEIDDVSSFFSDSPAKKKNVESAKDCADKAVTLVKDVRHLLPLDVKKYKRVLLHVLGDKGGYHDPVKNTHKLFVSLMEKEGFEITLYDSEKLDLRPIGNSVSSFVERFDLIIYYCSVKTSGSDTVSRISWAPPGGCNTPRYFNDIPTLFISVDNPYMLFDVPRVPSYINGYTPTPYVIEAIVEKIMGRSDFKGKSPVDPFCGLFDARF comes from the coding sequence ATGTCAAACGATTATGCAAAATATATGAAAAAACCGTTTTCTCTTTCAGAATCCGACTGCGAGTGGATAGACCGCACGTTGAAAGGGATGACGCTTGAGCAAAAAGTTGCGCATCTTTTTTGCATATTGATTAAGGACAAGCCTGTCGAACGGATGATCTCGGAAATGCGTTCTCTTAATTTTCAGCCGGGAAGCTACATGTCGGATTCGTTTCCTGCGCAAAAAGTGAAAGATAATTTTTGTAAACTGCAAGCGGAGACTGAAATTCCTCTATTGTTTGCCTGTAATCTTGAGCGCGGAGCCGACGGAATTTGTACAGAAGGAACTTTTTACGGCACTCAGATGCAAACTGCCGCAACGGCGGATTCTCACTACGCTTACGAGCTTGGCAGAGTTTGTGCGCAAGAGGCCGCCGCCTGCGGAGCGAACTGGAATTTCGGTCCAGTAGTTGACATTGACGCAAATTTTCATAATCCCATAACAAATACAAGAGCTTTCGCCTCGGACAGAGATACTGTAATTGAATTTTCAAAGGCTTTTATTAAAGGACAGATAGAAGAAGGACTTGCGGTCTGCATTAAACATTGGCCGGGCGACGGGCAGGATGAAAGGGATCAGCACATGCTCACGTCTATAAACGGTCTGTCTGCCGCCGATTGGGACGCTTCTTACGGCAGAATATATAAAGAACTTATCGATTTCGGCGCGCAATCGGTTATGGCCGCTCATATTTTACAACCATCATATTCTCGCTTGCTTAATCCGTCTTTAAAAGATAATGAAATTTATCCGGGCTCGCTTTCCTACGAGCTTACCACAGGTCTTTTAAAAGAAAGGCTGGGCTTTAACGGTCTTGTAGTTACCGATGCAACGAGCATGACGGGCTTTATGCAGGTTATGTCCCGGCACGATGCCTTGCCTGTTTCAATAATGGCAGGCTGCGATATAATACTTTTTTCACTGGATATTAAAGAAGATTTTGATATAGCTCTTCAAGCCGTAAAAAACGGCCGCATCACTATGAAAAGATTGGACGAAGCCGTTTCAACCATACTGGCGCTAAAGGCGCATCTTAGGCTGCATAAAAAACTTGCGGAACAAAAGACGCTTGAAATCGATGATGTTTCTTCTTTCTTTTCCGACAGTCCTGCCAAGAAAAAAAACGTTGAAAGCGCGAAGGATTGCGCCGATAAGGCTGTAACGCTTGTAAAAGACGTTAGGCACCTTTTGCCGCTTGATGTAAAAAAATATAAGCGCGTATTGCTGCATGTTTTGGGCGATAAGGGCGGCTATCATGATCCTGTAAAAAACACTCATAAACTTTTTGTTTCGCTTATGGAAAAAGAAGGCTTTGAAATCACTTTATACGATTCTGAAAAGCTTGATTTACGTCCGATCGGCAACAGCGTTTCAAGCTTTGTGGAACGTTTTGACTTGATAATATATTATTGCAGCGTTAAGACGAGCGGCAGCGATACCGTTTCCCGCATAAGTTGGGCTCCCCCCGGCGGATGCAATACGCCCAGATATTTTAACGATATTCCGACGCTTTTTATATCAGTTGATAATCCGTATATGCTTTTTGACGTGCCGCGCGTTCCCTCCTATATAAACGGATATACGCCGACTCCTTATGTTATCGAAGCGATCGTTGAAAAAATAATGGGACGCAGCGATTTTAAGGGCAAGAGTCCTGTGGATCCTTTTTGTGGCCTGTTCGACGCCCGTTTTTGA